In Stanieria sp. NIES-3757, the DNA window CTTCCGTACCTGGTTGAATTAATTGTCCATCAACACTAGGGTCAATATCATCCAATAAGTGTAATTCACCTGGTTTGATAATTATTTCTCGCAAAATATCATTTTTTTGAATTACTTCTGCTACCCCAGAAGATTGACAAAAGATGTCTTTAACTACTTCTGTGCCTGCTTCAACATACTGACCATCTTCTACCAGTAACAAAGAAATATCTTTATTGACTTCGTGACTCTCTTCCGAAATCCATAAAATAGTTCCACCTTGACTAATTTCGTAACCTTGTTTACGGCTACCTTTAGAAATTTCTACTCCTGCATACTTAATAATGCCACCAGTTGAAGTTTTATAGCGGTCATCAATTAATTCGGCTACTACTTGATGATTTTGAACCTTTGTTCCTGGAGTAGTCTTCAGCAGAAATCTTTGATCGTCCGCAGTATAAATAATATATTGTTCCCGACCGCCATCGCTCTCTACCTTAACTTTGGCTTGATCTAACAAAACAGAAGCTGTAATTACTTCTATTTCACGACTTCCAGGAGTCTTACGAATAACCCCTCCACTGGCAGACATTAATCTTGTCTGTGCCAAAATGTCTCCAGGTTCAACTTGGTCGCCATTTTTGACTAATGGTTCTGCTCCAGGAAGTAAATTGTAAACTTCTCCCGATAAAATCCACAATAATCCTGCTCTTTGAGCAATACGGGTAGTATTCCCTTGACGGTCAGTTTTTTCTTCAGGAATTAAGTCGGCAAACAGAACTTCTCCTGCTAGATGAGAAGATACGTCTTTAGCTGCTTTTTCAGTAGATTTTTGGACTTTTGCTGAGTTGATCTCTGCTAAGAGTTGCCCTTTCTCTACCTGATCTCCATCAAACACATGGACAAAAGAACCTGGTGTCAAAGGATAACTGAAAGATTGTCCTTTGCTTGGTAGTAGTAATAAATCTCCTGCTACCTCTACTTGCTCTCGTTCGTCACCATGACGAGTTCTAACTCTACGGGTGATTAATCCTTTACTGTACTTGATTTTCCCAATTACCTCTGCTCTTATTTGTCGGGCGACTTCTCCCGTAAAAACACCTCCTGTATGGAAGGTACGCATGGTTAACTGGGTTCCTGGTTCTCCAATGGATTGAGCAGCAATAATACCTACCGCTTCACCCATGTCAACCATTTTACCGTGAGCCAAACTCCAACCATAGCAATGTTGACACACAGAACGAGCTGCCTCACAAGTTAGAGGAGAACGAACCATTACCTCTTCAGCGCGACGACCAATTTCTAAAGATAAATCTTCATCAATGTTCTGATTGCGCTGTGCAATTACTTCTCCAGTTTTAGAGTCTATGGCATCTCGGGCTAAAACTCGACCCATCAAGCGATCGCTGAGAGGAATCAAAACGCGATCGCCATCAGTCATGGCTCGCAGCGTAACTGCTCGTTGAGTACCACAATCTATCTCTCTGACAATTACATCTTGAGCTACGTCCACTAATCGACGAGTTAAGTAACCAGAATCTGCTGTTCTTAAAGCTGTATCTACTAAACCTTTTCTCGCACCATAAGAAGAAATAATATATTCAGTAACCGTTAAACCCTCACGGAAGTTAGTTTTGATTGGTAAATCAATAATTTCCCCTTGAGGATCAGCCATCAAACCTCGCATCCCCACTAGCTGACGTACCTGAGATAAATTCCCCCTTGCACCACTAAAAGCCATCATGTAGACAGAATTAAGAGGGTCGCTAGCTTTAAAATTACGGACTACTTCATCTTTCAAATTTTCAGAAGTACTATTCCAAGTATCAATTACTTTTTGAAATCGCTCTACTTCAGTAATTTCACCTCGGGCATATCTTTGTTCTGTATATCGAATTTCAGTTTCAGCAGCTTCTAACAATTCCTGTTTTACGGGAGGAACTTTGAGGTCATCAACGCTAATTGATACACCCGCTTTAGTGGCATAACGAAATCCCATTTCTTTCAACTGGTCTGCCATATTAGAGCAGCGTGCTGAGCCATAATTTGTATAAGCCCAAGCAATTAACTTTTTCAGACGACCTTTATCAACGATGCGATTGTAGAACTTCATCTTAACTACCTGATTATCAATTAAATTTTTTTAGTTCAGTCCCCATTACATCGCCGGCGAGATTAGATTGGGAACTGATAATGATCGATTAAGACACTGTTTGAAGAGTCTCTTGAATGACTTTGTTATAAATAATCCTGCCAATAGTTGTATGGACGTATTGAGCCAAGTATTCTCCTTCCGCAGTTTCTCTAACTAGTCGTTGTTGATAATATTTGATCGTGCTACCATCAGCCAAAGTTTCCATTTCGATTACAGTATCATCTGGTTTACTGGTTTCCACCTCTCCTTCATAACGAACCCAAACATAAGCGTGAAGATCTACTTGTCCTTGTTCGTAAGCTTTAATCGCATCATCTAAGCTAGCAAATCTACGGTCTTTTCCTTTAGTAGCATTAGGATTTTCTGCGGTTAAGTAATAACAGCCTAGTACCATATCTTGAGAAGGCGCAACAATGGGTCTGCCTGTGGCAGGAGACAGAATATTATGACAAGCTAACATTAGCAATCTTGCTTCTGCCTGAGCTTCTAAAGAAAGAGGTACGTGTACTGCCATTTGGTCACCGTCAAAGTCGGCGTTAAAAGCAGGACAAACCAGGGGATGTAACTGAATTGCTCTTCCTTCCACTAAAATTGGCTCAAAAGCTTGAATCCCCAAACGGTGTAAAGTAGGAGCGCGGTTTAATAGAACAGGATGCCCGGTAATAACTTCTTTCAGTACCTCGTAAACACCAGGATCGCCTCTTTGAATAAGTTTCTTAGCAGCTTTAATATTGTTCACCATACCGCTATGAATCAAACGGTGAATTACAAAAGGCTGAAACAATTCGATCGCCATTTCTCTGGGCAAACCGCACTGATAGATCTTT includes these proteins:
- a CDS encoding DNA-directed RNA polymerase, beta'' subunit, whose product is MKFYNRIVDKGRLKKLIAWAYTNYGSARCSNMADQLKEMGFRYATKAGVSISVDDLKVPPVKQELLEAAETEIRYTEQRYARGEITEVERFQKVIDTWNSTSENLKDEVVRNFKASDPLNSVYMMAFSGARGNLSQVRQLVGMRGLMADPQGEIIDLPIKTNFREGLTVTEYIISSYGARKGLVDTALRTADSGYLTRRLVDVAQDVIVREIDCGTQRAVTLRAMTDGDRVLIPLSDRLMGRVLARDAIDSKTGEVIAQRNQNIDEDLSLEIGRRAEEVMVRSPLTCEAARSVCQHCYGWSLAHGKMVDMGEAVGIIAAQSIGEPGTQLTMRTFHTGGVFTGEVARQIRAEVIGKIKYSKGLITRRVRTRHGDEREQVEVAGDLLLLPSKGQSFSYPLTPGSFVHVFDGDQVEKGQLLAEINSAKVQKSTEKAAKDVSSHLAGEVLFADLIPEEKTDRQGNTTRIAQRAGLLWILSGEVYNLLPGAEPLVKNGDQVEPGDILAQTRLMSASGGVIRKTPGSREIEVITASVLLDQAKVKVESDGGREQYIIYTADDQRFLLKTTPGTKVQNHQVVAELIDDRYKTSTGGIIKYAGVEISKGSRKQGYEISQGGTILWISEESHEVNKDISLLLVEDGQYVEAGTEVVKDIFCQSSGVAEVIQKNDILREIIIKPGELHLLDDIDPSVDGQLIQPGTEVIPGVTVEELKYGEIVETTEGVALLLRPVVEYHVSDEPAAPSQASINHEDGRQIELRSVQRLFFKDGERVQSVEGVSLLSTQLVLEIDNADEIETATNLSADIELKVDEDDPDSQRLQLVILESLVIRRDTDADPYSGNIQTRVLVEDGQEIPKGATIARTEIRCKEAGEVRGIRKGGEALRRILVVRNSDRVSYELAAKKSECQCREGDLLVAGTELVPGTKLVESGQVVDITETEGNKTTVVLRLARPYRVSAGAILHIDNGDLVQRGDNLVLLIFERAKTGDIIQGLPRIEELLEARKPKEACVLSRRPGICQVVYEQDETVDVKIIEEDGVVSDYPVGPGQNAMVSDGQQVGPGEPLTDGPANPHEILEIFFNYYLEEKGCYEASLIGLQQAQKFLVTQVQSVYQSQGIDISDKHIEVIVRQMTSKVRVDDGGDTTMLPGELVELRQIEQVNEAMSITGGAPAQYTPVLLGITKASLNTDSFISAASFQETTRVLTEAAIEGKSDWLRGLKENVIIGRLIPAGTGFNTHEEGVGSRGDLDSRSGSMYSYGSEGYDSYRITEDNFVQDPLPRRYQDFDDDENVILDDQTARAIISEEDEEPLGSSYYNDFEDFEEE